The sequence below is a genomic window from Bradyrhizobium septentrionale.
CTCATGCAGGATTTCCACGCGCGCGCCCTCGACAAAACCCATCTCGACCAGGCGCTGCTCCAGCTCCTGCGGAGACAGCGATGAGCCCGTCACGAGCGCATCGAGCCTGATGATCTTTCCGACAAAACCGCGATCCGCATGTCCGAGCCGGATGTCCTGAAAACTGTCCTGGAGATTAACCTGGGAGCTGTTTGGATCGCCTGTCATGCGGCCTGTGTTTCAGCAGGTAGTCACAGGGTCAAGCGTTTGCCCGTGAGAGGTTTTAGAACTCCTAAAAACAGCGCCGGGAAGCGTCATCCGGGTCGATTTTCCGCTTGACTGCCGACGAGGCGCTAACGGGTCCGTGATGTCACCGCGCGGCATCGGCCCGGCGCCGCCCCGAACGCAAGCCGGCGCCCGATTGATCGATCCGCCTTGGCCGGCGCTGCACCACGGCGAAAGCGCCCCGGCGCCACATCCCAAGGCCACACCGCCAAGGCGGGGTTTCGCTTCCTCCGGCGCAACGGTTTGCGTTAAGGTCCGCAAGGAGCCGGAGCGCCCGTGCCGACTGCACAACGCAATTCGCTGAGACTGCTGCAATGGATGATGGCCGCCGCGCTGGCCCTTCCGCTGGCGCTGTTCGCGTTCGCCTCCGCGATGTCCTGGATCTCGATCAACGAGGCCGCCGACCAGGAAATCCAGCGCACGCTTGATGTCGCCCATGAGCACGCGCTCAAGGTGTTCGAGACCATCGACCGCAGCCTGGCCGAGGTTACCGAAGTTATCCGCGGCATGGGCGATGGCGACATCGTCGCGCGCGACAAGGACCTGCACCAGCGACTGCGCAAGGTCGCCGAGGCGCTTCCCCAGGTGAAATCGATCTGGGTGTTCGATGCCAACGGCCGCGCCTTGGTCAACAGCCTGGTGCAGCCGGCCCCCGACATCGATTTCTCGGACCGGGAATACTTCCGGATTCACGCCCAGGGCGACATCGGCACCTATATCGGCGAGGTGCTGACGCCGCGGCCGCCCTATCTGGGTTCGCGGTTCTTCGGCGTCGGCCGGCGCCGCAACAACGAGGACGGCAGCTTTGCCGGCGTGATCCAGACCTCCGTGCTGCCGGAATATTTCGTGAATTTCTATGCGCGGATCGGCCGCGAGCCCGGCAGCTTCCTGGCGCTGATCCGGACCGACGGCGCGGTGCTGGCGCACTTCCCCGTCGTCGACCGCGACGTCAGGTTCGAGCCGGGCGGGCCGCTCGGGCGGCAGATCGTCGCCAATCCCGAGGCCGGCGCCATGACGATCCAGTCCCCGGCCGATGGCATCGAACGGCGCATGCGCTATCAGCGACTGGCCCAATACCCGATCTATGTCAGCGCCGGGCTGGAAACCTCGGCGATCCGGTCGCGCTGGATGTCGACCATGGCCCAGCACCTCGTCTTCGGGATCCCGGCCACCGCATTGCTGTTCGGCCTGCTCGCGCTCGCCTTCCGGCGAACCCAGCGCCTGCAGGAAGAGGCCAACCGGCGCATCGAGGCCGAGGAGGCGCTGCGGCACGGCCAGCGGCTGGAGGCGCTCGGCCAACTCACCGGCGGCGTCGCGCACGATTTCAACAATCTGCTGACAGTGATCCGCGCCTCGGTCGACATGTTGCGGCGGCCGGACCTGCCGGAGCCGCGGCGGCAGCGCTACATCGACGCGATCTCCAACACCGTGAACCGCGCGGCCAAGCTGACCAACCAGCTGCTCGCATTCGCGCGCCGGCAGACCCTCAAGCCCGAGGTGTTCGACGCCAGCCAGAATGTGCGGACCCTGAGCGAGATGATCGCGACCCTGATCGGCTCGCGCATCGAGATCACAGCGCAAGTGCCGGACGAAACCTGCCTGGTCAACGCCGATGCCGGCCAGTTCGAGACCGCGATCATCAACATGGCGGTCAACGCGCGCGACGCCATGGACGGCGTCGGCCGGCTCACGATCGCGGTCCGCCCGGTCAACAGCCTGCCGTCCGGAGCAGCGAACCCGCCGAGCCCGCACGGCCATGTCGCGGTGTCGGTGGCCGACACCGGCGTCGGCATTCCGCAGGATCTGTTCGGCCGCATCTTCGAGCCGTTTTACACCACCAAGGAAATCGGCCAGGGCACCGGCCTCGGCCTGTCCCAGGTGTTCGGCTTCGCCAAGCAATCCGGCGGCGAGGTGACTGTCACCAGCGACGTCGGCAAGGGCTCGACGTTCACGCTGTATCTGCCGCGCGTCGTCGGCGAGCAGCGCGCGCAATCGCTGCGCGCCGAGGATGCGCCTTCGGTCGATCGGACCGCGGCGTCGGTCTTGATCGTCGAGGACAATGTCGAGGTCGGAAAGTTCGCCGCCGACACGCTGACCCAGCTCGGCTGCACCTGCGTGCTGGTAGAGAACGCCACCCAGGCCTTGGAAGAGCTTGCCGTCGACCCCGACAGGTTCGACCTGGTGTTCACCGACGTCGTGATGCCCGGCATGAGCGGCATCGAACTTGCGGGGGAGATCCGCCGGCAGGGGCTCGATCTGCCGATCGTGCTCGCCTCCGGCTACAGCCAGGTGCTGTCGCAGCAGGGCAGCGGCGGCTTCGAGCTGCTGCAGAAACCCTATTCGGCCGAGCAGCTCGCGCGCGTGCTGCACAAGGCCGCGCGCTCGCGCCGGCTGCGGCGCGACCAGGCGCCGGCGTCGTGATGATGGACGCGGGTATCGCAAGCACAGTGTCGTCCCGGCGCAGGCCGGGACCCATACGCCGCGGCGGGTGTTGTGAACGGGACTCGTCGTTGCAGCGTTGCGCGACAAGCAGCATCGGTGGTTATGGGTCCCGGCCTTCGCCGGGACGACGGCGAATGTGTGGCACGGCTTGTGGGTCGTGCATCCGCGCTCTCGCGACATGATTTGTCCGAGTCTTGCATCTCGTTCCGCCCTCTCGTTGAGCAGAGGGCGCAGGGAAAGCCGGGTGCCGATCGCACCCATGGGCCCTGTGCAACAAGAAAAGCACAGGGGTAGGACCACAGGTGTAACCGGAGCAATCCGGCTTTCCCTGCGCGATGGGTTACGGCTTACTTCGTGCTCTCCCCGGCGAGACTTGGCTTTTTTGTCACCGCCCTCACAAGACACAACGGCGTTTTGCGAGAGGACACCAGCCACTGGGGCGTCAGGACCACACGACTTCACCGTCCGCTTCACATGCTTTCGTCTCTCGCACGCTCGGCGTCCACCGCATCTCACCGCAACACCCGTGACGATGCGCAGCGCCCCTCGATCGGGTGAGATGGGCGAACCATACACCGAGTTTCCATTCCGATAAACCGAAATATTTTCGTTGTGCGGGCTTGACAGGTTTTGCTGAGTTGCCCGTCGAGTTGTTTTGTCGCACTCTTCTCCATCACTTCGCGAAGCGCATGGCCGGTCGCAGGAACCCGCGAGGAACCGTTTGATTTGCCTGGCGTTGTCGCGGCATGGGCAAAGCTGCAGCAAAATCCGGATCTTCGCGCAGGTCGTCTTCGGCGAAGACCACTTCGGCCAAGACCACTTCGGCTCGGAAACCGGGCGCGAAACGAAGCGATGCTGACGGCAGCGACACTGCGCAAGGCGAAGCTGACGACAAATCGGAATTCGTCGAGATCATTGCCGAAGACGGCGATCATATCGAGCCGCCTCCGCCGGAAATCGTCGAACCCGATCCAGAACTGTCGGCCGAAGAGGCCGAACAGGCGCGCAAGGACTATTTGCTGACGCGGTTCTGGATCAGCGCGCGCGGCTACTGGGGCCGGAGCGGCGACCGGCTGGCATGGCTGTTCACGATCGGCCTCTTGCTGCTCATCGTCGCCAATGTCGCCGTTCAGTACGGCATCAATGTCTGGAATCGCGCGATCTTCGATGCGATCGAGAAGCGCGATTCGGCCACGGTCTTCCAACTGACCACCATCTTCTTTCCGCTCGCGATCGGCAGCGTACTCCTGGGCGTCGCCCAGGTGTTCGGCCGCATGAGCATTCAGCGCCGCTGGCGTGCCTGGCTGACCAACGCCGTGGTATCGCGCTGGCTGACGAATGGCCGCTACTACCAGCTCAACCTCGTCGATGGCGATCACAAGAACCCGGAATACCGCATCGCCGAGGACCTGCGCATCGCGACCGACTCGCCGGTCGACTTCATCGCCGGGGTGACGTCGGCGTTGCTGTCCGCCGTCACATTCATCGTCGTGCTGTGGACGATCGGCGGCGCCCTGACCCTGACGCTCGGTGGTTCGTCGTTTAACATCCCGGGCTTCCTCGTCATCGCCGCGATTATCTATGCCGCGATCGCGTCCGGCTCGATCGCGGCGATCGGCCGCCGCTTCGTGCAGATCTCCGAGGACAAGAACCAGGCGGAAGCCGAATTCCGCTACGTCCTGACCCGCGTGCGCGAGAACGGCGAAAGCATCGCGCTGCTCGGCGGCGAGACCGAAGAGCGTGACGGCATCGACAAGACGTTCTCGAACGTGTTGCGGCAATGGGCGCGGCTTGCCGGACAGCATATGCGCACGACGCTGGTGTCGCAGGGATCGGGCCTGATCGCGCCAGTGGTCCCCCTGCTGTTATGCGCGCCAAAATTCCTCGACGGCAGCATGACGCTTGGCCAGGTGATGCAGGCGGCCTCCGCCTTCAGCATCGTGCAGACCGCGTTCGGCTGGCTGGTCGACAATTATCCGCGGCTCGCCGACTGGAACGCGTGCGCGCGCCGCATCGCCTCGCTGATGATGTCGCTCGACGGGCTCGAACGCGCCGAGACCGGCGACGGGTTCGGCCGCATCGAGCGTAGGGAGACCAAGGGTGAGGCCATGCTGAGCCTCAACGACCTCTCGGTCACGCTCGACGACGGCACCGCCGTGGTCGCCGAGACCGAAGTCGTAATCGAGCCGGGAGAACGGCTGCTGGTCGCCGGCGAATCCGGCACCGGCAAGAGCACGCTGGTCCGCGCCATCGCCGGGCTGTGGCCCTGGGGCGGCGGCAATGTCAGCCTGCATGCGGACCGCCGCTTGTTCATGCTGCCGCAAAAGCCCTACGTGCCCACAGGTACGCTGCGGCGCGCGGTGGCCTATCCCGGTGCTGCCGAGGACTGGAATCTCGAGCAGATCGGCGACGCCTTGCACAAGGTCGGCCTCGACCATCTCAAGGACAAGATCGAGGAGGATGCGCCGTGGGACCAGACGCTGTCCGGCGGCGAGAAGCAGCGCCTCGCCTTTTCCCGCCTGCTGCTGCACAACCCCGACATCGTCGTGCTCGACGAGGCGACATCTGCGCTCGACGAGAAGAGCCAGGACAAGATGATGCAGATGGTGACGACGGAATTGCCCAAGGCGACCATCGTCAGCGTCGCCCATCGCGTCGAGCTGGAAGCGTTTCATAGCCGCAAGATCGTGCTGGAGCGCCGCAAGGGCGGGGCGAAGCTGGTCAGCGACGTCGACCTGATCCCGCGCAAGGGCAAGCGAAGGCTGCTCGGCCGCTTCCTGCGGCAACGGCGGGCATCAGGCAAGGCGGCGTAACGGGCTTGTCTTCCCCTTCCCCCCGAAAGGGGGAAGGTTGGGATGGGGGTCAGCCGCGGACAACATTATCTGCGGAGAGACCAGATCCCCATCCGCTTTGCTCTGGCGAGCAAAGCGACCTCCCCTTGAAAAGGGGAGGTGAAGCGAGAACGCGGACGCAATTGCGCACATCAAGGGAGGCTCGCAATCATCTATCGTAGATGAGCCCGCGGACAGGGTCGTCCGCTCCGGACGACGGACTTGTCTTCCCCTTCCCCCTGAAAGGGGCAAGGTCGGGATGGGGGTCGGCCGCAGACCACGCTGTGCGCGGAGAGAGCAGATCCCCACCCGCTTTGCTCTGGCGAGCAAAGCGACCTCCCTTTGAAAAGGGGAGGTGGAACGACAGAATGCATCCACAGAAGGAAGGCTTGCGATGATCGACCATATCGGCTTTTCGGTCTCCGACTATCAGCGCGCCAAGGCGTTCTACCAGACGGCGCTGGCGCCGCTCGGCTACGGCCTGATCATGGAGGTGCCGGCGGAAGTGACCGGGCACGCGCCTGCGGCGGGCTTCGGCGCCAACGGCAAGCCGGACTTCTGGATCGGCGGCGAAGGCGCGATGAACAAGCCGGTGCATATCGCGATTGTGGCCAAGGACCGCGCCACCGTCGATGCCTTCTACAAGGCCGCGATGGCTGCCGGCGGCCGCGACAACGGCGCGCCCGGCATCCGCGCGCATTATCACCCGAACTATTACGGCGCGTTCGTGCTCGATCCCGACGGGCACAATATCGAGGCGGTCTGCCACACGCCCGGATGAGGCGCACAGGAACGCCGCGGCGCGCGATCCGTTATCGCTTCGAATTTCGATGGAGCGATCAATGAGCACGACGCGACCCTGCGTCGGCGACAACGGCAAGGTCTCGATGTGATGCCGATCGAGCCCCCAGAGATTCCGCCGTCGACACCAGGCACGCCGAGCGAGCCGCCGCCGGGAATTCCGCCGGGCAATCCGCAGCCTGAGATCCCAGCACCGGTGCGCGAGCCCGGCGAGCCGCCGCGACCCGACGAACTGCCCGGCAACATGCCTGACGAATTACCGGTGCGCGGACCGCCGGGACCATCCGGTCCACCATCTGCGACAGATTGACTCTGCGGGGTGAATCAGCCCCGCGCCTCAGTTCCCCATCGGTTGCAACTATGTCCGAGCGTTTCTTCTGAATGCGCGGTGAACAAATGCGCATGCAACCCGTTATAATGTCGAAATAAACTTCGACGATGATTCGTGGCTCGCCACAATCCGGCCTAACCGCTGGCCGTTCATCGTCCTGCCGAATTGTTCGGTGCACACTTTTCTTTCCTTCCTGCCCAGACTTTCCGCCCGGGGACTCCAAGATCATGACAAACCTTCGTCTCGTGCTGCTTGCCACGACTGCGCTGACGGTGATGCAATTCGCCACCTCAGCGTCGCACGCCCAAACCTCGCCGCTGGTCGTCGCACAGGCGCAGCCAAAGGAAGAAACCGGACCTGACGGAAAGCCAAAGCCACGGCCCGCGCCGGGTGCTCCTGCACATCCGGCACCGCCCGCAGCCGCGCCGCATCCGCAGGCACCACCTCCGGCAGCTGCGCCGCCTGCGCGTCCCGCGCCGCCGCCGGCCGCGGCGCCCGCGAAGCCGACCCCGCCACCGCCGCCACCGGCCGCTGCTCCGGCACGCCCGACGCCGCCACCTCCGCCCGCCGCTGCACCTGCGCGCCCCACGCCGCCACCGCCCGCGGCAGCGCCTGCTCGCCCCGCACCGCCCGCCGCGCCCGCACGGCCGGAGCCGCCCGCGGCTGCACCGGCGAAGCCGACGCCACCGCCGCCTGCCGCAGCACCGCAGCGTCCGGCGACGCCTCCGCCGCCTCCACCCCCGGCTGCGCATACGCCGCCGACGCCGGCACCGGGCGCAACTCCGGCAGCACGCCCCGCGACGCCGCCGCCTCCCGCGGCAGCAACGCCCGCCCCCGCAACGCCGGCAGCTCCGACGACGGCTCCCGCCGAACGCCGGCCTGGTGATCGTCCGGGTGGTGAACGTCCCGGCGGTGAACGTCCTGGCGCCAAGCAACCGCCGGGCACGCCGCCCGCCGCGACATCTCCGGCAACGCCCGCGCCTTCAGCGACGACGCCTCCCGCAGCGGGACAGCCGCCGGCACGACCGGCCACTCCGCCCGCCGCGGCACCCGGCGCGACCCCGACGCCGGGTCAGCAAGGACGTCCGGGTACACCGCCCGGAACGCCGGCGACCCCAGGCGCCGCAATGGGCGCGCCCGGCGCAACGCCGACGCCAGCGGCGCCGGGTCAGCAGGGACGTCCGGCCACTCCGCCCGGAACGCCGGCGACCCCAGGCGCCGCAATGGGCGCGCCCGGCGCTGCACCCGGAGCAGCTCCTGGAGCAGCACCGGCTCCGGGTCAGCCGGGACGCCCAGGCACGCCGCCAGCTGCTGGTGCTGCGCCCGCCGTGCCGCCCGCCGCGGGAGCCGCCATGGGCGCGCCAGCGGCGCGTCCAGCCGGCCCCTCGGCGCCGGCTGTTGTCCCCGGCTCGGCGGCCGCAACCCCGCCGCCCGGCCAGGCGCAATACGCCCCACCGACGGTTTCCTCGGCCTTCCGGACCGCGCCGACCGTCGCAGCACCGCTGCCGCCGCCGCCGCGGCATGACAATCTGAGGCCGCTCGCGATCGGCGCCGCAGTCGGTGCCGGCGTGGTGGCCGGCGCCGTCATCGGTGCGACCATCGCCGACCTGCACGGCCAACGGCAGGAAGTCGTCGAAGGCGGCCGCACCATCTACACGGAGCCGGACCGCATCATCATCCGCGATCCGGGCGGACAGGCCTATGTCCGCGGCGACGACAATTATCGCTTCCGCTATGGGGCCCGCGACATCCGCACCGAGACGGTCGGCGGCGAGACCCGCACCGTCGTGATCCGTCCCGACGGCAGCGAGATCATCACGGTGGTCGGTCCCGACGGGCAGATGCTGCGCCGGATCCGCAGGGATCAGGGTGGCCGCGAGCTCGTCATCATCGACAACTCCTATCGCGATCCGGCCGCGGTCGGCGGCTTCTATGTCGACCTGCCGCCGCCGGTGGTCCGCATCCCCTATGATCGCTACATCGTCGAGTCCGACAGCGCGGCGCCGGATGTGATCTACCAGACCATGGAGGCCCCGCCGGTGGACCGGATCGCGCGGCGCTATTCGCTCGACGAAATCCGCTACAGCCCGAACGTGCGCATGTTGATGCCCTCGATCGACGTCAACAGCATCAACTTCGACTCAGGGTCCTGGCAGATTCCCCCGGATCAGGCGGCCAAGCTGCAGGCGATCGCCGACGGCCTAAACCGGGCGATCCAGCGCAATCCGCGCGAGGTGTTCCTGATCGAGGGCCACACCGATGCGACCGGCAACGACACCGACAATCTGTCGCTGTCCGACCGCCGTGCGCAATCCGCGGCCGAGCTGCTGACGCAGCAGTTCGGCGTGCCGGCCGAGAACCTGACCTCGCAGGGCTACGGCTCGCAATATCTGAAGGAGCAGACCGACGGACCGAGCCGCATCAACCGGCGCGTCACCGTCCGCCGCATCACCCCGCTGCTCAACGGCGGCACCGCCTCCGCCGCACCGCCGCCGCGCTGAGCCGGCGAGACATCGCGATACGAAATGGCCGGGAGCGATCCCGGCCATTTTATTTTGGTGCAGCGATTGTGAGGGGCACTGAAGCGAGCAACGGGCTCCGCCTTACCTCGCCCCGCCTGCGGGGAGAGGTCGGAACGCATCGCCAGATGCGTTCCGAGTGAGGGGGTACAGGTCTATCCGCGCGCGGTGCTGCCGGAGAGAGCCCTCACCCCACCCCTCTCCCCGCAAGAGCGGGGCGAGGGAGCGGACCGTCAATGCGGCGAACGCGCGTCCGTCACCGCGCCATCTGCTGCGGATCGTAGAAGAAGCGCTCCTCGACCAGCTCCTCGCCGCGCCAGGTCTGCCAGGCGACCTCTTCCATGCTGCGGACCTTGCCGTCCTTGGCCGTGAACTCGAACCGCCAGCAGATCGCCGAATGATCGCCGTCGAGCAGCAGCGGCCCGAGCCGCGTCGTCTTCACGCCGGCAACAGCGGCCAGCACCGCCGCCTCGCGCGCCGCCAGCGCCTCGCGGCCGACGCGCCATTCGCCGTCATTCTCCTGGGTGCGGGCGTCGGCTGAATAGAAATTCCGGATCGCGCCGACATGGTCGTTGGACTCGACCGTGTCAGCGAAGGCTTGCAGCGTCTTGAGCGAGGGCATCACGGCATCTCCATTTACCGACTTATGGTCGGTATTTATCGACTGAGAGTCGGTAAGTCAACTGGCGCCGACACGGAACCTGCGCTAGAGATGCGCCATGGCAACCCAGGCCGAGCGGCGCGAAAAGACCAGAGCCTCGATCATCAAGGCGGCGCGGCGCATGTTTGGCGAGCGCGGCTTTGCGGCGGCGACGATGGACGACATCGCCACTGGGGCGCGCGTCGCCAAGGGCGCGGTCTACCATCACTTCGCCACCAAGGAGTCGGTGTTCGAGGCGGTGTTCGAGCAGGTGTCGCTCGACCTCGTCTCCGATCTCGACCGCATCTCGCGCGCCGAGAACGACCCGCTCGCTGCGATGGCGGCAGGGACGCAGGGTTATTTCGCGGCGTGCTCGAAGGGCCCGACCGGCCAGATCATTTTGCGCGATGGCCCCGCCGTGCTCGGCTGGGAGCGCTGGCGCGAGATCGATGCCAAGCATTTCGGCGGAAAATTTCCGCGCGCGCTGGCCGCTGCAATGGACGCCGGCGTGATCGCCAGGCAACCAATCGAGCCCTTGGCGCGGCTGTTGCTCGGCGCGGTGACGGAAGCCGCGGTTGCGGTGTCAGCGGGTCCCGACATCGGCAAGACCGGCACGGACTACGCGCGGGCGTTTCGCTCGCTGCTCGATGCGCTGAGGGTGAAGTGAATTGTAGGGTGGACCAAGCGAAGCTTGCACGACGATCTCATGGTTCCGTCATCCTGAGGAGCGCGTAGCGCGTCTCGAAGGATCGACGGCCACCAGCCGGGCCGCGCATCCTTCGAGACGCCGCTGCGCGGCTCCTCAGGATGACGGAGATGGATTGCTTCTTCGCCGGGTCGCGCTTCGCTTGCCCGGGACGACACTGAATTTGTGTCTACCGCTCGCGATCTCAGTCCTTGTCGTTCTCGAGCTGAAAGATCTGCGAGCCTTCGCCGCTCGAGAGCAGACCGGTCTTGTTGTACAGCCCGAGCTTGGCACGGGTGTCGGCGATGTCGAGGTTGCGCATCGTCAGCTGGCCGATGCGGTCGGCCGGCGTGAAGGCGGCGTCCTCGACCTTCTCCATGCTGAGCCGCTCCGGCGCATAGGTCAGGTTCGGGCTCTCGGTATTGAGGATCGAGTAGTCGTTGCCGCGGCGCAGCTCGAGCGTCACCTCGCCGCTGACGGCGCGCGCCACCCAGCGCTGCGCGGTCTCGCGCAGCATCAAGGCCTGCGAATCGAACCAGCGGCCCTGATACAGCAGGCGGCCGAGCCGCATGCCGCTGATGCGGTACTGCTCGATCGTGTCCTCGTTGTGGATGCCGGTGACCAGCCGCTCGTAGGCGATGTGCAGCAGCGCCATGCCCGGCGCCTCGTAGATGCCGCGGCTCTTGGCCTCGATGATCCGGTTCTCGATCTGGTCGCTCATGCCGAGGCCATGGCGGCCGCCGATCACGTTGGCCTCGAGGAACAGCGCGACCGGATCGGCGAACGTCTTGCCGTTCAGCGCGACCGGCTGGCCCTCCTCGAAGCGCACCACGACCTTCTCAGCCTTCACATCGCAGTCGGCGCGCCAGAACGGCACGCCCATGATCGGGTTGACGATAGTGATGCCGCTCGAAAGACTTTCGAGATCCTTGGCTTCATGCGTCGCGCCGAGCAGATTGCTGTCGGTCGAATAGGCCTTCTCCGCGCTCATCTTGTAGGCGAAGCCTTGCGCGGTCATGAAGGCCGACATTTCGGCGCGGCCGCCGAGCTCGTCGATGAACTGCTGGTCGAGCCAGGGCTTGTAGATCCGCAACGACGGATTGGTCAGCAGGCCGTAGCGGTAGAAGCGCTCGATGTCGTTGCCCTTGAAGGTCGAGCCGTCGCCCCAGATGTTGACGCCGTCCTCCTGCATCGCCGCGACCAGCATGGTGCCGGTCACCGCGCGGCCGAGCGGGGTGGTGTTGAAATAGGTGATGCCGCCGGTCGAGATGTGAAATGCGCCGGACTGGATTGCGGCGATGCCCTCATGGACCAGCTGGGTGCGGCAATCGACCAGGCGGGCCTTCTCGGCGCCGAAATCCATCGCCTTGCGCGGGATCGCGTCGTAGTCGGCCTCGTCGGGCTGGCCCAGATTGGCGGTGTAGGCGAAGACCTTGGCGCCCTTCAGCTTCATCCAGAGCAGCGCCGCTGACGTGTCGAGCCCGCCCGAGAACGCGATGCCGACTTTCTCGCCGGTGGGCAGGCTTTTCAGAATCGTGCTCATGGAACGGTCCAATCGGTCGAAAATGGGTGGTGTTTGGCAGGCCGAATATCAAATTTCGGAAGGCGGGGCACGCCTTTAATCAGGCCTCACGCTCGCTGGGCTCTGCCTTGCCCCGGCGCCACCGCTGCATCCACCGGTAGCCCGGCATCGCGAGCCGGGTCAGCGCCGCATCGACCGCCTCGTCGGTCAGCCGGGTCGAGGCCCAGCGGTAGATCAGGGCATAGAACAGCCAGACCACCAGAAAGGACACCAGGCCCGCGATCGCGACGTCGGTGAAAAAGTGCCCGCCAAAGGCCATTCGCAAGCCGCTGGTGACGATGCCGAACACGGTAGCCCCGGCAAACGCCAGCGGCCGCCAGGCGGGCGGCGTCAGCGCCGCCGGCGCATAGGTCCAGAACGCGGTGGCGCCCTCGCCGGAGAAGAACGAGCAATTGCGCGGGCAGCCGCCGCGCGGGTCCCACCACGGCATGAATGGCAGGTCGCCGCCGAACTGCGTCACGAACACCGGCCGCGGCCGGCCCCAATAATTCTTGAAGGTCAGGTTGGTGAGGACGCCGGCCGAGAGCAGCATCGTGGTGAGCAGGAACACCGCGGCGCGGCCCGACATCAGCATCGGCCGCTCCGGGCGGATGAATTTCCAGACGATGGTCACGATCGCCGGCAGCACCAGCGCCCACGCGATCCACATCGCCGCATCGCGCGCGAACGACGCCACCGCATCGATCTTCAGCGGAAAGGTGTTTTGCGCGGCATCGTAGAACAAGGCCGCCAGCTTCAGGTCGAGTTCGGGATAGGCCCCAAACAGGATCCCGATGATGAGCGCGAGCGCCAGCGCGATAAAGAGTCCGGTCCGGTTCATGGCGCGCGGTTTAGCCGAGGCGGCGAGGCATGGGAAGCATCACGGCTGCCGCGATTGCGACGGCAATGGCGGAGGCGGCGGCAAGGGACGCGAGCGCTCGCGCCAGGCACCGGCGCTGCGGCCGGCGATCAGCCAGTAGACCAGGCCGGCGACGATGCCGGCGCCGGTCATGATCTCCATGTGCCGGCGCACGATGCCTTGGAAATGCATCGTATCGGGATCGAACGGAACCAGGCCGAGATAGCAGGCCGCGCCGACGATCGCGCCGCCGACGGCATAAGCCAGCACGCTCCTGATGAAGAAGGCCTCGGTCAGCAGCACCACGATCAGCGCGGGCAGCAGCGCAAAGCCGGAGATGAAGATGAAGCCGAAGCCGAGCACGATGTTCACAGCGCTCTGGTCGATCTGGCCGCCGAAATCGCTGATCTCGGGATACAGCACCGCAACGACCACGATGATGCCCGCCACGAAGCAGGCCATCAGGAAGCCGAAGGCGACGACGAACAGGCGGCCGATCAAGGCCATCTGATTAGTCCGTCATCGCCATCGCGCGCAGCGCCTGGCGCTCGCGGGCCGAGAGCTTTTCGGTCTCCGACTTGAGCTGGCCGCAGGCGGCGAGGATGTCGCGGCCGCGCGGCGTGCGCACCGGCGAGGAGTAGCCGGCGTTGAAGATGTATTCGGAGAATTTTTCGATCTGCTCCCAGTCCGAGCACTCGTAGGCGGTGCCCGGCCACGGATTGAACGGGATCAGATTGATCTTCGCCGGAATGCCCTTGAGCAGCTTGACCAGCAGCTTGGCGTCATCGAGC
It includes:
- a CDS encoding VOC family protein → MIDHIGFSVSDYQRAKAFYQTALAPLGYGLIMEVPAEVTGHAPAAGFGANGKPDFWIGGEGAMNKPVHIAIVAKDRATVDAFYKAAMAAGGRDNGAPGIRAHYHPNYYGAFVLDPDGHNIEAVCHTPG
- a CDS encoding hybrid sensor histidine kinase/response regulator; translated protein: MPTAQRNSLRLLQWMMAAALALPLALFAFASAMSWISINEAADQEIQRTLDVAHEHALKVFETIDRSLAEVTEVIRGMGDGDIVARDKDLHQRLRKVAEALPQVKSIWVFDANGRALVNSLVQPAPDIDFSDREYFRIHAQGDIGTYIGEVLTPRPPYLGSRFFGVGRRRNNEDGSFAGVIQTSVLPEYFVNFYARIGREPGSFLALIRTDGAVLAHFPVVDRDVRFEPGGPLGRQIVANPEAGAMTIQSPADGIERRMRYQRLAQYPIYVSAGLETSAIRSRWMSTMAQHLVFGIPATALLFGLLALAFRRTQRLQEEANRRIEAEEALRHGQRLEALGQLTGGVAHDFNNLLTVIRASVDMLRRPDLPEPRRQRYIDAISNTVNRAAKLTNQLLAFARRQTLKPEVFDASQNVRTLSEMIATLIGSRIEITAQVPDETCLVNADAGQFETAIINMAVNARDAMDGVGRLTIAVRPVNSLPSGAANPPSPHGHVAVSVADTGVGIPQDLFGRIFEPFYTTKEIGQGTGLGLSQVFGFAKQSGGEVTVTSDVGKGSTFTLYLPRVVGEQRAQSLRAEDAPSVDRTAASVLIVEDNVEVGKFAADTLTQLGCTCVLVENATQALEELAVDPDRFDLVFTDVVMPGMSGIELAGEIRRQGLDLPIVLASGYSQVLSQQGSGGFELLQKPYSAEQLARVLHKAARSRRLRRDQAPAS
- a CDS encoding ABC transporter ATP-binding protein/permease, translating into MGKAAAKSGSSRRSSSAKTTSAKTTSARKPGAKRSDADGSDTAQGEADDKSEFVEIIAEDGDHIEPPPPEIVEPDPELSAEEAEQARKDYLLTRFWISARGYWGRSGDRLAWLFTIGLLLLIVANVAVQYGINVWNRAIFDAIEKRDSATVFQLTTIFFPLAIGSVLLGVAQVFGRMSIQRRWRAWLTNAVVSRWLTNGRYYQLNLVDGDHKNPEYRIAEDLRIATDSPVDFIAGVTSALLSAVTFIVVLWTIGGALTLTLGGSSFNIPGFLVIAAIIYAAIASGSIAAIGRRFVQISEDKNQAEAEFRYVLTRVRENGESIALLGGETEERDGIDKTFSNVLRQWARLAGQHMRTTLVSQGSGLIAPVVPLLLCAPKFLDGSMTLGQVMQAASAFSIVQTAFGWLVDNYPRLADWNACARRIASLMMSLDGLERAETGDGFGRIERRETKGEAMLSLNDLSVTLDDGTAVVAETEVVIEPGERLLVAGESGTGKSTLVRAIAGLWPWGGGNVSLHADRRLFMLPQKPYVPTGTLRRAVAYPGAAEDWNLEQIGDALHKVGLDHLKDKIEEDAPWDQTLSGGEKQRLAFSRLLLHNPDIVVLDEATSALDEKSQDKMMQMVTTELPKATIVSVAHRVELEAFHSRKIVLERRKGGAKLVSDVDLIPRKGKRRLLGRFLRQRRASGKAA
- a CDS encoding FeoA family protein — protein: MTGDPNSSQVNLQDSFQDIRLGHADRGFVGKIIRLDALVTGSSLSPQELEQRLVEMGFVEGARVEILHEGTIRRDPIAVRVDNITIALRRSEAMAVIVE